The genomic window TTCAATGTCAACTCGCCTAACTACGTATCTCTACCCACTTCGTCTTATGCTGGACCATTGCATTCAGAATTGTCAGCAACTTTCGCATGCAGGCGACCAGCGCCACTGTTTTCCGTTGGCCCGCCATGAGGAGCCGGGAATAGAAGACCGCAATTACCGGATTGCATTTGGTGGCCACGAGTGTCGCCCTATACAGTGCCGTGCGCACAGGGGCCCGTCCGCCCCAACCCGTTCGATGCCCGCGCCGGGTGCCACTGTCCTGATTAAAAGGCGCGATTCCTACGAGGGCCGCAATTGGCCGACGGGACAAGGTCCCCAACTCCGGCAGATCGGCCAGCAGGGTCCGACTCAGCACAGGGCCCACGCCGGGCACACTCTGCAGAAGGTCTTCGTGCTCCTGCCAGACGGGACTTTGCCGGATCGTCGTGGTGAACTCGGTATCCAGGGTAGCCAATTGGCGCTCCAACCAACCGAGATGCTTCTGCATGCTCTGGCGAATGGGTGGTGGGGCCAGGTGCCGGCGATGTTTCTCATCGGTGATCATCGCCACCAGTTGTCGCCGACGGGCCAGCAAGGCGGCCAACGCCGCCGTGGCTTGATCGGGCTGGGCCCGCAGGGCGGGTGGCACGCGAGCCGCAAAGAGAGCCAGCAGGCGGGCGTCCATCGCATCGGTCTTGGCCAACTGCCCCGTCGCTTTGGCAAAGGCGCGCACCTGCCGCGGATTGACCACAATGATCGGCAACCCCGCGTCCACCAACAGGCGCACCACGAGCTGTTCATATCCGCCCGTGGCCTCCACCACGATCCGAGTAGGCCGCACGCGATGCAGCTGCGTGAGCAGGGGCTGCAGGCCGGCCTCCGTATTGTCGACGGGCACAATCGGCTCGGTGGGCGAGAGCGCCACATCCCGTTTGGCTTTCGCCACATCAATGCCTACACAGGACGGTGTCAGTTCCATCAGGACCTCCTCCCGGTTCATGCCTCCCGCGAACGCGCCCAGCCTTGTCGATACGGGCTTCAATGGTCCAGGCAACTGTACGGGCTGAGATGGAGGCGGAGCCTGACGCACCAAGCTTACAACCGGTCTTCTCTGACCAAAGGGGAGTCGGGCTGTCAGGCTCCAGGGTGAATCAAGAGACAACCATCGTCTTTGAGATTCTTTCATGATACAAGGGGAGGTGTAGGTGGGGTAGAGTTTCTCCAGAAGAAGTCAGAGGTATCAAGTTTTTGAAACCTGCGTTAGTAGCCGGAAGTCTCTACCTCAACTAGCCCTCCTTACCTAAGGAGGGAAAAACTTAATCAATTTGATCAAGGGCCCATGACCACACAAAAAGGGAAATCAGCCTTTCTTCCGATACGCCGTCGGCTTCGTTCGAACCAAACCCCGGCCGAACAATTGCTCTGGTCAAAACTTCGCGGCTATCAAATCCAGGGGCTCAAATTTTGTCGACAACATGGAATCGGACCTTACATCGTAGATTTCTTTTGTCCAGAACGCGCGTTGGTCATTGAAGTTGATGGGGATGTACACGCGACAGAAAATACAATAAAGAACGATCGACTACGGGAAACCCATTTACATTCTTTGGGGATCATGATTGTTCGTTACAACAATGAGGAGGTTCTAGGCAATTTGGATGGAGTCTTAGAAGATATAACCTTCCAAATAACCAAAAGCTCTACCTCCCCTAACCCCTCCTTACAAAGAAGGGGAAGGCAAAACGATGACTCTACTTCGAAATTCCCGCCAGTTATCCACCATAGACCTCGGACCTCTCTTACCAATGAGCGAAATCAAAATTCTTTCTCCTTGAGCCCAGTTCGGCAACGTGAAGATACTCCGAACCCTTTACCGCGTATGTTTTTTGAGCGGCCCACATTGAAAGTCGCAAGAGAATTGCTGGGAAAGGTACTGATCAAACAGACGCCCAACGGAATCATCCAGGCCAAAATTGTGGATACGGAAGCCTACGTGGGACCGGAGGATCGGGCCTGCCATGCCTCCAAAGGCCGGACGAAACGGACAGAAATCATGTTTGGCCCTGCCGGCTTCACCTATGTGTATCTGATTTATGGAATGTATCACTGTCTCAATATCGTGACTGAACAAGAGCAATATCCTGCCGCAGTTTTAATTCGAGGACTGGAAATCTTGGGAGGAGATCACCCGCCCGATTTGCCCAGGCGCATCGACGGTCCCGGCCGGGTTTGCCGATTCTTAGAAGTGAATCGCACGCATAACGGACTGGATGCCACAGTCGGCACCACACTTTGGATCGAAGATCATGGCCTAGCCGTTTTGCCAAAACAGATTCAAACTCTGCCTCGAATTGGCATAGACTATGCGGGCGAATGGGCGAACAAATTGTGGCGGTTCTGTCTACCGGCTTCGACTCCCCCAAAATCACGTCGAGTCACCCCGAAGTAAATGCTTTCGAATCCTTTTGCCGGATATCTTGAACAAGATAGCCGGTCTACGTTAGGCTAGGTCACCAGATACATGTTGGCTACGTTCCATAGTCCACATGACACAACCCGCTTCTCATTACGACGAACAATAAAGGAGGAAGACAATGGGCAATCCGCTCGATACGATCTCTGGCACCATCACTGCTGGTTTTGTATTGACTGTGGTCCTGTACGGCCTGGTCAAAATGCTGGTGTGACACCTCATCACCTCCAAAAACATCATTACTCAACCTAACGAATACGAGGACATTTTATGGAAAGTTTATTAGCGTGGGGGCATTTCCTCGCGGGTATTACCTGGATTGGAATTCTCTACTACTTTAATTTCATCCAAGTGCCATTTCTCAAAGTCGTCACACCCGAAACCAAAGCTGAAGCCTTTAAACACCTGGTGCCCAATGCGCTCTGGTGGTTTCGCTGGGGAGCTCTATTCACCTGGATATTTGGTGCCGCCTTACTGATGAATCAGCATCGTATGGGAAGTGCATTTATGCTACAGGGACCGGATGCCGTGATCGGCATGGGCGCCTGGCTCGGGACCATTATGTTGCTGAACGTGTGGGGAATCATTTGGCCCAATCAAAAGAAAGTCCTTGGGCTCAAGGAAGCCACACCTGAAGAAAAAGCCAAGGCCGGACGGATGGCACTCCTGGCGTCCCGTACGAATACCATGCTTTCCATCCCAATGTTATTTTTCATGGCCAATTCCGGCCATGCGTCCGGTTTGTTTTGATCTCGATTATCCCTTCCTAATCTCAGATCAAAAATCTGGATTTCAACAAAAGCCGGGGTCAAAAGACCCCGGCTTTTTCTATACAGCACCCTTGTTTTTTTCGTGGCTCACTAGAAGGACATGGAGGGATTGTCTGCACCAGGAAGCAACAGCCCACAATCCGGAGCAACAATAGCTAGGCTCCATCTAACCCAGAATCCTCAATTCGTCCTGGGGACTGGCTCCAACTTCTTGAGTCCGTCCCCCGCTTCTAGGGCAAGGATAATGGAAGCAACTAATCCTGGACGACGATATGCGTGTCGGTTTCTTCCACTCCGGGGATGGTGTGAATCTTGGCCATGATGAGGTTGGAGAGCGCGCGGTCATCAGGCGCATTGACCAGACCAAAGATATCAGGCTGACCGAAACAGGCATGAGCTTGTTCCACCCCAGAAAGGGCTTTGAGGGTCTCTAAAACATCTTGGACTTTTCCGGCTTTAACTTTCATGAGAATATACGCTTTGGCTGCCATACACACCTCCTTGATGAATGCGAATCAGATTTCGGTGATCAACAGTGAAATTGATGTGGGTGCACAAAGGACATAATCCATATTGCTTTGCCCAGCGAAGTTGAAAGTACATTTGTACCATAGATGGTTGGTAGCTTCCATTCTCTTTCCCCCTCTCCCAAACAGCCCAGGCAACCAAAAAGAAGTTGCGGACGCTCTGCCTTCCTCAGGTAGGATGAGCAATTATTTCTCCCCATTCTTTTCACCTTCAAGGAAATATTGTGGCTTTGCGTATTGTGTCGTTAATTCCTAGCGGGACAGAAATGGTCTGCGCATTAGGTTGCCGTGCCCAGCTTGTCGGCCGGTCACACGAATGCGATTTTCCTACGGACATTACCTCTCTTCCTGTTTGCACTCAAGCCATGGTGGATAGTAAGGGAACGAGCCAAACTATTCATGTTCAGGTTTCCAAACGCCTTCAGTCAGCCCTTTCCTTGTATGAGGTCTTGGTCGACCGGATGCAGGACTTACGTCCGGATGTCATCGTAACCCAAATCCAGTGTGAGGTGTGTGCCGTGAGCGCTGATGAGGTGCAGCGGGCCCTTCGCGACTTGATAGGAATGTCACCCACGTTGATTTCCTTGGGTGCACAGGACTTATCAGGGGTTTGGGACGATCTGACCAGAGTAGCGGACGGCTTAGGACAGCAAGCTGCAGGAGAGGCATTTCTGAAATTGGCCCACCAACGCATCGGCGATATTGCGGACCGATCCCAACAACTTACTCCCCCCACTGTGGCCTGCATCGAATGGATGGAACCGCTGATGGCTGCCGGCAACTGGGTACCCGAACTGATTCATTTGGCGGGAGGGCAATCAATGTTTGGACAGCGGGGAACACACGCTCCATGGGTAACCTGGGAAGCCTTAGCCGCTTCGGATCCGGATTTCCTGGTCTTGATGCCTTGTGGATTTTCCATGGCTCGCATTCAGGAAGAATTGCCGGCCATGACATCACATCCATTTTGGCCACAATTACGAGCAGTGCAAAATCAGAAGGTATACTTGACGGATGGGAACCAGTTTTTCAACCGCCCTGGGCCGCGCCTCGTTGAATCCCTCGAAATTCTGGCAGAGATCTTTCATCCCACCCATTTTGAGTTTGGGCACCAAGGCCAGGGATGGCGGCAGTGGGTTCCTGCATAAGGTTAAATACCTTGAGAAGGCGATTCACGGAAGCACGTCTTCCCAATTTCGTTTTTGCTTGGCTTTCTTCTATGCAGCCGGCGTACTCCGATTGACCGTCTCATGAGGGTTCTGTTAAATAGTAACTATTCCTAAACAGGAATAATATGGAAATTTCTTTTCATGACATCAAGCAAAAGTTTCAGGGATGCGGATTAAAAACGACTCCCCAGCGAACAGCAATTTATGACGCACTCCTCCGCAGTACCACTCATCCGACAGCCGAAGAGCTCTTTGCTGAAGTCGCTCCGAAATTTCCCATGATGTCTCTAAACACTGTCTACTATACACTTGGGGCTTTGCGTACCTGCGGGTTGATTCATGAAGTCAATATTGGCCATACCCGGGCTCGCTTTGATGCCAATCTGTCTCCCCATCACCATTTGATTTGCTTGGGGTGCCAGGCCATTGTCGATGTCGTCGATCCCCGACTCAATTGCCTGACCTCCCCTGCCGGCATTCCCAAAGATTTTGAAATTACGAGTTATCAGGTCGCTTTCCGTGGACTTTGCGGCTCTTGTCGCCGCCAAACGGAGCGCTCCATCAACTATTCATCACCGGGGTTACACCCCACAACCGTCAAAGGAGGACTTCATGGGAAAAGCTCTTAAAGGCACAAAAAGCCACGAAAATTTAAAAGCGGCATTTGCCGGTGAATCGCAAGCGAATCGACGCTACTTATATTTCGCCCGGCGGGCCGACATTGAAGGCTATACCGATATCGGCGGCCTGTTTCGTGATACCTCGGAAGCTGAGACCGGACATGCGTTTGGTCACCTGGACTTTTTGAAGGAAGTCGGTGACCCTGCCACCGGTGTGCCGATTGGCAACACCGAAGCCAACTTAAAAGCGTCAATTGAAGGTGAGACCTATGAATATACCCAGATGTATCCCGGCATGGCAAAAACCGCTCGTGATGAAGGCCTTGAGGAACTCGCAGAATGGTTTGAGACGTTAGCCAAAGCTGAACGATCCCATGCGAACCGGTTTACGAAAGGGCT from Nitrospiraceae bacterium includes these protein-coding regions:
- a CDS encoding IS110 family transposase, with amino-acid sequence MELTPSCVGIDVAKAKRDVALSPTEPIVPVDNTEAGLQPLLTQLHRVRPTRIVVEATGGYEQLVVRLLVDAGLPIIVVNPRQVRAFAKATGQLAKTDAMDARLLALFAARVPPALRAQPDQATAALAALLARRRQLVAMITDEKHRRHLAPPPIRQSMQKHLGWLERQLATLDTEFTTTIRQSPVWQEHEDLLQSVPGVGPVLSRTLLADLPELGTLSRRPIAALVGIAPFNQDSGTRRGHRTGWGGRAPVRTALYRATLVATKCNPVIAVFYSRLLMAGQRKTVALVACMRKLLTILNAMVQHKTKWVEIRS
- a CDS encoding DNA-3-methyladenine glycosylase, translating into MTTQKGKSAFLPIRRRLRSNQTPAEQLLWSKLRGYQIQGLKFCRQHGIGPYIVDFFCPERALVIEVDGDVHATENTIKNDRLRETHLHSLGIMIVRYNNEEVLGNLDGVLEDITFQITKSSTSPNPSLQRRGRQNDDSTSKFPPVIHHRPRTSLTNERNQNSFSLSPVRQREDTPNPLPRMFFERPTLKVARELLGKVLIKQTPNGIIQAKIVDTEAYVGPEDRACHASKGRTKRTEIMFGPAGFTYVYLIYGMYHCLNIVTEQEQYPAAVLIRGLEILGGDHPPDLPRRIDGPGRVCRFLEVNRTHNGLDATVGTTLWIEDHGLAVLPKQIQTLPRIGIDYAGEWANKLWRFCLPASTPPKSRRVTPK
- a CDS encoding urate hydroxylase PuuD; this encodes MESLLAWGHFLAGITWIGILYYFNFIQVPFLKVVTPETKAEAFKHLVPNALWWFRWGALFTWIFGAALLMNQHRMGSAFMLQGPDAVIGMGAWLGTIMLLNVWGIIWPNQKKVLGLKEATPEEKAKAGRMALLASRTNTMLSIPMLFFMANSGHASGLF
- a CDS encoding Lrp/AsnC ligand binding domain-containing protein, giving the protein MAAKAYILMKVKAGKVQDVLETLKALSGVEQAHACFGQPDIFGLVNAPDDRALSNLIMAKIHTIPGVEETDTHIVVQD
- a CDS encoding cobalamin-binding protein, with amino-acid sequence MVALRIVSLIPSGTEMVCALGCRAQLVGRSHECDFPTDITSLPVCTQAMVDSKGTSQTIHVQVSKRLQSALSLYEVLVDRMQDLRPDVIVTQIQCEVCAVSADEVQRALRDLIGMSPTLISLGAQDLSGVWDDLTRVADGLGQQAAGEAFLKLAHQRIGDIADRSQQLTPPTVACIEWMEPLMAAGNWVPELIHLAGGQSMFGQRGTHAPWVTWEALAASDPDFLVLMPCGFSMARIQEELPAMTSHPFWPQLRAVQNQKVYLTDGNQFFNRPGPRLVESLEILAEIFHPTHFEFGHQGQGWRQWVPA
- a CDS encoding transcriptional repressor; the protein is MEISFHDIKQKFQGCGLKTTPQRTAIYDALLRSTTHPTAEELFAEVAPKFPMMSLNTVYYTLGALRTCGLIHEVNIGHTRARFDANLSPHHHLICLGCQAIVDVVDPRLNCLTSPAGIPKDFEITSYQVAFRGLCGSCRRQTERSINYSSPGLHPTTVKGGLHGKSS
- a CDS encoding rubrerythrin gives rise to the protein MGKALKGTKSHENLKAAFAGESQANRRYLYFARRADIEGYTDIGGLFRDTSEAETGHAFGHLDFLKEVGDPATGVPIGNTEANLKASIEGETYEYTQMYPGMAKTARDEGLEELAEWFETLAKAERSHANRFTKGLESLKQS